A stretch of Vanessa cardui chromosome 26, ilVanCard2.1, whole genome shotgun sequence DNA encodes these proteins:
- the LOC124540879 gene encoding uncharacterized protein LOC124540879 isoform X1 encodes MKLSTTKFKIMRGVLTKSVLLIFLLHSSLFCDAEALSQNKSFHHIRRPNIEDSSFNNQKVATYRSFQPIAIKYHKAVYPRVEDRTDYDINAYDSEYGGVVVSNFTSSIYDDNPPLYPNPEVLARSNPVIKYIKDSAMFFILAQLSKFIENKISEPDVELPDDSLGDGDLREHNIIDSVTYLYGFNSCHGGRDEWMVLIFITSGLAIIIPVAAIMWLMWSQYASEFRRNSKIYPIVINLCCCLVACTLIYIQAVVGASSPTQCEKIALVLHYTHISCAMWIVALAAAVAEYCVCDTLLPLKYNYLLAYGVPAIVVTFNYALSMEHYEIKHYCWMSIEKGMVMGFMIPAMILILINTAIVIVGLQSVNKKQTEMLTAKIHELVEHHMTNWPKTVRVEENANGSVETLDNLYTPDSSRKNTDTSDTLEKEFTFNEEECNYVIIEGSNNDVNGECGKEVNEHFKQMSDRGLLNIIYMDNLSWKWTWNTEGNELKTYLNLCLVLEPFFAINWVMGVVAIENAAHWSTPTIYLILVVSMHIYFAATICTTIPIVPNKATVCCDDVVTENPTLPRVRTTDSIPLLDPVIQQPNVTVAPADTISTISI; translated from the exons atgaaattaagtaCAACTAAATTTAAGATAATGCGAGGAGTGTTGACAAAATCTGTGcttttaattttcttgttaCATTCATCTCTTTTTTGCGATGCTGAag cttTATCACAAAACAAAAGTTTCCATCACATCCGAAGGCCGAATATAGAAGATTCTTcttttaataatcaaaaagtAGCTACTTATAGGTCTTTTCAGCCGATAGCAATCAAATATCATAAGGCGGTGTATCCAAGAGTGGAAGACAGAACGGATTATGATATTAACGCATATGACTCGGAGTACGGTGGTGTAGTAGTTTCTAACTTTACGTCTTCCATATATGATGATAATCCTCCTTTGTATCCAAACCCTGAAGTGCTGGCTAGGAGTAATCCag tcataaaatatattaaggactcggctatgttttttattttagcgcaattaagtaaatttatcgAAAATAAGATATCGGAACCGGATGTGGAATTACCAGATGACTCCTTAGGCGACGGAGATTTAAGGGAGCACAATATCATTGACAGTGTTACGTATTTGTATGGATTCAATTCATGCCATGGTGGCAGAGATGAGTGGATGGTCTtg ATCTTCATCACTAGTGGCCTAGCAATAATAATACCCGTAGCAGCGATAATGTGGTTGATGTGGAGTCAATACGCTTCTGAATTCAGGCGGAACAGCAAGATATACCCAATTGTCATCAATTTATGCTGTTGTCTCGTAGCTTGTACATTGATTTATATACAAGCTGTTGTG GGTGCATCTTCTCCTACCCAATGCGAAAAGATCGCTTTAGTTTTGCACTATACACATATCTCCTGTGCGATGTGGATCGTTGCTTTAGCGGCAGCTGTTGCGGAATATTGCGTCTGCGATACGCTTTTGCCGttgaaatataactatttgTTGGCATATGGCGTACCTGCTATAGTTGTAACG ttCAATTATGCGCTATCCATGGAACACtatgaaataaaacactattGCTGGATGTCCATTGAAAAAGGAATGGTGATGGGATTCATGATACCAGccatgatattaattttaataaacacggCAATCGTTATAGTCGGTTTGCAAAGTGTGAATAAAAAGCAGACGGAAATGTTGACGGCAAAAATACACGAATTGGTTGAGCATCACATGACAAATTGGCCGAAAACAGTGAGAGTCGAGGAAAACGCAAATGGAAGTGTCGAAACACTGGACAATCTTTACACACCTGACAGTAGTAGAAAGAATACCGACACCTCCGATACGCTGGAAAAGGAGTTTACATTTAACGAAGAAGAATGTAATTACGTTATTATCGAGGGCTCAAATAACGATGTTAACGGAGAATGCGGAAAAGAG GTAAATGAACATTTCAAACAAATGTCGGACAGAGGCTTATTAAACATTATCTATATGGATAATTTGTCGTGGAAATGGACCTGGAATACAGAAGGAAATGAATTGAAGACATATCTCAATTTATGTTTGGTGTTGGAGCCGTTTTTCGCAATTAATTGGGTGATGGGCGTGGTCGCAATCGAAAATGCAGCCCATTGGTCTACTCCCACTATTTATCTCATACTGGTCGTTTctatg caCATTTACTTCGCTGCTACGATTTGCACGACGATACCGATCGTTCCGAACAAGGCTACTGTGTGTTGTGATGACGTTGTAACCGAAAATCCAACTCTGCCCCGGGTTAG gACCACAGACAGCATCCCTCTACTGGATCCCGTGATTCAGCAACCGAATGTGACGGTAGCACCGGCGGACACTATCAGCACGATCAGTATTTAA
- the LOC124540879 gene encoding uncharacterized protein LOC124540879 isoform X2, translated as MKLSTTKFKIMRGVLTKSVLLIFLLHSSLFCDAEALSQNKSFHHIRRPNIEDSSFNNQKVATYRSFQPIAIKYHKAVYPRVEDRTDYDINAYDSEYGGVVVSNFTSSIYDDNPPLYPNPEVLARSNPAQLSKFIENKISEPDVELPDDSLGDGDLREHNIIDSVTYLYGFNSCHGGRDEWMVLIFITSGLAIIIPVAAIMWLMWSQYASEFRRNSKIYPIVINLCCCLVACTLIYIQAVVGASSPTQCEKIALVLHYTHISCAMWIVALAAAVAEYCVCDTLLPLKYNYLLAYGVPAIVVTFNYALSMEHYEIKHYCWMSIEKGMVMGFMIPAMILILINTAIVIVGLQSVNKKQTEMLTAKIHELVEHHMTNWPKTVRVEENANGSVETLDNLYTPDSSRKNTDTSDTLEKEFTFNEEECNYVIIEGSNNDVNGECGKEVNEHFKQMSDRGLLNIIYMDNLSWKWTWNTEGNELKTYLNLCLVLEPFFAINWVMGVVAIENAAHWSTPTIYLILVVSMHIYFAATICTTIPIVPNKATVCCDDVVTENPTLPRVRTTDSIPLLDPVIQQPNVTVAPADTISTISI; from the exons atgaaattaagtaCAACTAAATTTAAGATAATGCGAGGAGTGTTGACAAAATCTGTGcttttaattttcttgttaCATTCATCTCTTTTTTGCGATGCTGAag cttTATCACAAAACAAAAGTTTCCATCACATCCGAAGGCCGAATATAGAAGATTCTTcttttaataatcaaaaagtAGCTACTTATAGGTCTTTTCAGCCGATAGCAATCAAATATCATAAGGCGGTGTATCCAAGAGTGGAAGACAGAACGGATTATGATATTAACGCATATGACTCGGAGTACGGTGGTGTAGTAGTTTCTAACTTTACGTCTTCCATATATGATGATAATCCTCCTTTGTATCCAAACCCTGAAGTGCTGGCTAGGAGTAATCCag cgcaattaagtaaatttatcgAAAATAAGATATCGGAACCGGATGTGGAATTACCAGATGACTCCTTAGGCGACGGAGATTTAAGGGAGCACAATATCATTGACAGTGTTACGTATTTGTATGGATTCAATTCATGCCATGGTGGCAGAGATGAGTGGATGGTCTtg ATCTTCATCACTAGTGGCCTAGCAATAATAATACCCGTAGCAGCGATAATGTGGTTGATGTGGAGTCAATACGCTTCTGAATTCAGGCGGAACAGCAAGATATACCCAATTGTCATCAATTTATGCTGTTGTCTCGTAGCTTGTACATTGATTTATATACAAGCTGTTGTG GGTGCATCTTCTCCTACCCAATGCGAAAAGATCGCTTTAGTTTTGCACTATACACATATCTCCTGTGCGATGTGGATCGTTGCTTTAGCGGCAGCTGTTGCGGAATATTGCGTCTGCGATACGCTTTTGCCGttgaaatataactatttgTTGGCATATGGCGTACCTGCTATAGTTGTAACG ttCAATTATGCGCTATCCATGGAACACtatgaaataaaacactattGCTGGATGTCCATTGAAAAAGGAATGGTGATGGGATTCATGATACCAGccatgatattaattttaataaacacggCAATCGTTATAGTCGGTTTGCAAAGTGTGAATAAAAAGCAGACGGAAATGTTGACGGCAAAAATACACGAATTGGTTGAGCATCACATGACAAATTGGCCGAAAACAGTGAGAGTCGAGGAAAACGCAAATGGAAGTGTCGAAACACTGGACAATCTTTACACACCTGACAGTAGTAGAAAGAATACCGACACCTCCGATACGCTGGAAAAGGAGTTTACATTTAACGAAGAAGAATGTAATTACGTTATTATCGAGGGCTCAAATAACGATGTTAACGGAGAATGCGGAAAAGAG GTAAATGAACATTTCAAACAAATGTCGGACAGAGGCTTATTAAACATTATCTATATGGATAATTTGTCGTGGAAATGGACCTGGAATACAGAAGGAAATGAATTGAAGACATATCTCAATTTATGTTTGGTGTTGGAGCCGTTTTTCGCAATTAATTGGGTGATGGGCGTGGTCGCAATCGAAAATGCAGCCCATTGGTCTACTCCCACTATTTATCTCATACTGGTCGTTTctatg caCATTTACTTCGCTGCTACGATTTGCACGACGATACCGATCGTTCCGAACAAGGCTACTGTGTGTTGTGATGACGTTGTAACCGAAAATCCAACTCTGCCCCGGGTTAG gACCACAGACAGCATCCCTCTACTGGATCCCGTGATTCAGCAACCGAATGTGACGGTAGCACCGGCGGACACTATCAGCACGATCAGTATTTAA
- the LOC124540865 gene encoding cofilin/actin-depolymerizing factor homolog, with translation MASGVTVSDACKTTYEEIKKDKKHRYVVFYIRDEKQIDVETVGERNAEYDQFLEDLQKGGTGECRYGLFDFEYTHQCQGTSEASKKQKLFLMSWCPDTAKVKKKMLYSSSFDALKKSLVGVQKYIQATDLSEASQEAVEEKLRATDRQ, from the exons TCTGGTGTAACAGTTTCGGACGCTTGCAAAACAACGTACGAGGAAATCAAAAAAGATAAGAAACACCGCTATGTAGTTTTCTACATCAGGGACGAGAAGCAGATCGACGTTGAAACCGTCGGCGAACGTAACGCGGAATACGACCAGTTCCTTGAGGATTTGCAGAAGGGTGGCACCGGCGAGTGCAG ATATGGTCTCTTCGACTTTGAATACACGCATCAGTGTCAAGGCACGTCGGAGGCGAGCAAGAAACAGAAGTTGTTCCTCATGTCGTGGTGCCCAGACACCGCCAAGGTCAAGAAGAAGATGTTGTACTCTAG CTCCTTTGACGCCCTGAAGAAGTCACTGGTCGGTGTACAGAAGTACATCCAGGCGACTGACCTCTCCGAGGCCTCTCAAGAGGCCGTTGAGGAGAAGCTTCGCGCCACCGACCGCCAATAA